In Elaeis guineensis isolate ETL-2024a chromosome 1, EG11, whole genome shotgun sequence, a genomic segment contains:
- the LOC105061296 gene encoding uncharacterized protein, whose amino-acid sequence MTAIEEAGCSDAREMPTGKKKSHAEDLEVPPASPSSRCGPKHVVLVMNALRRFSTKPLEWALEHVAEPGYVVTLLGVMPWLSFARSCKTRLDIWTWDCEDLSKMEECPEWKNDAPYQKLRRVVELCEARGVVPLKKVAMGHPVRHVALEMTTNLHATWVVFDRHHRKWRTFYQERISCNMVFMNGDGQVDMFKARSSTLDSEETITPPVSKPIMPKARLKIFNKERKKEVNEGEKAS is encoded by the exons ATGACTGCTATAGAAGAAGCTGGCTGCAGTGATGCCCGGGAGATGCCAACCGGGAAGAAGAAGTCACACGCCGAGGATTTGGAGGTGCCTCCAGCGTCGCCCAGCTCCCGGTGTGGCCCCAAGCATGTGGTCTTGGTGATGAATGCGCTCAGGAGGTTCTCCACCAAGCCTCTCGAGTGGGCACTCGAGCACGTAGCCGAGCCTGGATATGTCGTCACGCTCCTCGGGGTGATGCCATGGCTCAGCTTTGCAC GCTCATGCAAAACCCGGTTGGACATATGGACCTGGGACTGTGAGGATCTATCCAAAATGGAAGAGTGCCCTGAATGGAAGAATGATGCTCCCTATCAAAAGCTTCGCAGAGTGGTTGAGCTTTGTGAAGCTCGTGGG GTGGTCCCATTGAAGAAGGTAGCCATGGGTCACCCTGTGCGACATGTAGCTTTGGAAATGACCACCAATCTTCATGCAACGTGGGTGGTCTTTGATAG acaccacaggaagtggagaacTTTCTACCAGGAGCGGATCTCATGCAATATGGTGTTCATGAATGGTGATGGCCAAGTGGACATGTTTAAGGCCAGATCTTCTACTCTTGATTCTGAGGAAACTATCACTCCACCAGTATCCAAGCCAATTATGCCTAAAGCACGGCTGAAGATTTTTaacaaggagagaaagaaggaagTCAATGAGGGTGAGAAGGCATCTTAA